The Trueperaceae bacterium genome window below encodes:
- a CDS encoding trehalase family glycosidase: protein MSVTSEGLALDGHERNRLIGEARALLRRNHTGRFTKPSLGQYPHQWNWDSAFIVFGLDRLDADLARSEVRSLLEAQWENGMLPHIVYSEGHSDYFPTPEFWGTSELSGTPPVATSGLTQPPVLASAVRTLVEHAGDQREGDEFARDVFPALLRWHRWLHEVRAVDGLVAIVHPWESGTDNSTRFRTPLANLGEVRAPEFARRDQTHVAVGERPVQEDYDRFMYLIARYRTLGWDYDTLVEHAPFLVQDVLFNSILHAADADLMWLARRLGEQTDELESWLNDTRAAFDERFWNEEAGLYFDYDLRAGKQIEESTCATFMPLYAGIAGERQAERLVRQHLLDPGQYAPGDGSRYLLPSVSKSSPYFEPRRYWRGPIWLNVNWLVARGLERYGHHEQARLLREHSIELVSRSGFVEYYDPRDGTACGAAGFSWSAALAVDMLLST from the coding sequence ATGAGCGTCACGAGCGAAGGGCTCGCTCTCGACGGTCACGAACGTAACCGGTTGATAGGCGAGGCCCGTGCGCTGCTGAGGCGGAACCATACCGGTCGCTTCACCAAGCCGAGCCTGGGCCAATACCCTCACCAATGGAACTGGGATTCGGCCTTCATCGTCTTCGGCCTCGATCGCCTCGACGCTGACCTGGCCCGAAGCGAGGTTCGTTCGCTCCTCGAGGCCCAATGGGAGAACGGGATGCTGCCCCATATCGTTTACTCGGAGGGCCACTCCGACTACTTCCCTACGCCCGAGTTCTGGGGCACCTCCGAACTCTCGGGTACGCCCCCCGTGGCCACTTCCGGGCTCACTCAGCCACCGGTGCTCGCGAGCGCGGTGCGGACGCTCGTCGAACATGCTGGCGACCAGCGGGAGGGTGATGAGTTCGCGAGGGATGTTTTCCCGGCGCTCCTTCGCTGGCACCGCTGGCTCCACGAGGTCCGTGCCGTCGACGGGCTGGTAGCGATCGTGCACCCCTGGGAGTCGGGCACCGACAACTCGACTCGGTTCCGGACACCCCTGGCCAATCTGGGGGAGGTGCGGGCACCAGAATTCGCGCGCCGTGACCAGACCCACGTGGCGGTAGGGGAACGCCCCGTCCAGGAGGACTACGACCGGTTCATGTACCTCATCGCCCGCTACCGGACGCTGGGGTGGGACTACGACACGCTTGTCGAGCACGCCCCCTTCCTGGTCCAGGATGTCCTCTTCAATTCCATCCTCCACGCTGCCGACGCCGACCTCATGTGGCTCGCCAGACGGCTCGGCGAACAGACCGACGAGCTGGAGAGTTGGCTGAACGACACCCGCGCTGCTTTCGACGAGCGCTTCTGGAACGAGGAGGCGGGCCTCTACTTCGATTACGACCTGCGGGCAGGGAAGCAGATCGAGGAGAGCACCTGCGCCACTTTCATGCCCCTCTACGCCGGTATAGCGGGCGAAAGACAGGCGGAGAGGCTCGTACGGCAGCATCTGCTCGATCCGGGGCAGTACGCTCCCGGTGACGGCAGCCGCTACCTGCTGCCCTCGGTCAGCAAGAGCAGCCCCTACTTCGAACCGCGTCGCTACTGGCGCGGGCCGATCTGGCTGAACGTCAACTGGCTGGTGGCGCGCGGTCTGGAGCGGTACGGTCACCACGAGCAGGCCAGGCTGCTGCGCGAGCACAGCATCGAGCTGGTGAGCCGCTCCGGGTTCGTCGAGTACTACGACCCGAGGGACGGGACGGCCTGCGGCGCCGCCGGTTTCTCCTGGAGCGCCGCCCTCGCCGTCGATATGCTGCTGTCAACGTGA
- a CDS encoding carbohydrate ABC transporter permease, translating to MQRVSSAVPARSGRGIGTGLVAAAVVGVASALTTVLVSAFLLSILTRFEPRLELGWPLLLGLALGAGIGIFRRGKNSSRAATLSLGLAAALVWLLLNALDPLELGAAGLHWSLVAAFGSMLLAAQLTRYGLRDIDLSNLRRDRLEVILLRLLRGAGFVFFLTIVIFPFYFMVVSSLKPRALYLQDPTLLSVDFGRGLSELLVGYREVLVRFDFAHYILNSTTVALATVVITLTLAILGAYAVTRLRFPGRGVLSRSILLIYMFPAIVLVVPLYSIFTQVGLRDTLYGLLIVYPATTIPVALYMLRSYFQTLPADLEEAGLIDGCTRAGVIWRITLPLSLPAIASVGLYVFMIAWNEFLFAFMFLDSPELFTLPRGMVNLNSQEVPRQFLMAGAVIVTVPVMVLFFWFERYLVGGLTAGGVKG from the coding sequence ATGCAGCGGGTGAGCTCAGCCGTGCCGGCAAGAAGCGGGAGAGGCATCGGGACCGGTCTCGTAGCGGCTGCCGTCGTGGGCGTCGCCTCGGCACTCACCACCGTGCTCGTGAGCGCCTTCCTGCTCTCCATTCTCACGCGTTTCGAACCGCGTTTGGAGTTGGGATGGCCGCTTCTCCTCGGCCTGGCCCTCGGTGCGGGCATCGGTATTTTCAGGCGAGGCAAGAACAGCAGTCGTGCGGCCACGCTCTCTCTCGGCCTTGCCGCTGCGCTCGTCTGGCTGTTGCTCAACGCTCTGGACCCGCTGGAGCTCGGCGCGGCCGGGCTGCACTGGAGCCTCGTTGCCGCGTTCGGGTCGATGCTGCTTGCGGCCCAGCTCACTCGCTACGGACTGAGGGATATCGACCTGAGCAACCTGCGGCGCGACAGACTCGAGGTGATACTGTTGCGGCTCCTGCGGGGCGCCGGCTTCGTGTTCTTCCTCACGATCGTCATCTTCCCCTTCTACTTCATGGTCGTCTCGAGCCTGAAGCCACGCGCCCTCTACCTGCAGGATCCCACGCTGCTCAGTGTCGACTTCGGTCGCGGGCTATCGGAGCTGCTCGTGGGCTACCGTGAGGTGCTAGTCAGGTTCGACTTCGCCCACTACATCCTCAACAGCACGACAGTTGCCCTGGCAACGGTCGTCATAACGCTCACGCTGGCGATCCTGGGGGCGTATGCCGTTACCAGGCTTCGTTTCCCCGGCCGCGGCGTGCTCTCCCGCAGCATCCTGCTCATCTACATGTTCCCGGCGATCGTGCTGGTCGTGCCCCTCTACAGCATCTTCACTCAGGTGGGCCTGCGCGACACCCTCTACGGCCTGCTGATCGTCTACCCGGCGACAACCATCCCCGTCGCCCTCTACATGCTCAGGAGCTATTTCCAGACTCTGCCGGCCGACCTCGAGGAGGCCGGGCTGATAGACGGCTGCACTCGCGCCGGCGTCATCTGGCGGATCACCTTGCCCCTCTCCCTGCCGGCGATCGCCTCGGTAGGACTGTATGTATTCATGATCGCCTGGAACGAGTTCCTCTTCGCGTTCATGTTCCTCGACTCGCCGGAACTCTTCACCCTGCCGCGCGGGATGGTCAACCTCAACTCGCAAGAGGTACCACGACAGTTCCTGATGGCCGGGGCGGTGATCGTGACGGTGCCGGTGATGGTGCTCTTCTTCTGGTTCGAAAGGTACCTCGTCGGCGGTCTCACGGCCGGCGGAGTGAAAGGATGA
- a CDS encoding sugar ABC transporter permease — MARERRIRGGLEARERRLALLMLAPAFTIVFLVVLFPVLANFWISLKEVRLGDLRAPTAVLRERVVSEPEEPGDHFVLNYLLRNSSPRGPITNVRIDATLPPGLEPVAIDERCRVEAGALSCDLGRWEGGHIGRLELEFLAGPDFFEAQLDERSPTDAHISGRPIGVLGSLDFTLENFRHVLSGSEFWPAFWVTIVYTVGGSVFSILLGLFAAQLLNASFPGQGLLRGLFLFPYIAPVIAVAFTWAFFLDPFSGSLNLLAVEHGIFDRPISFLSQRNVDFNLFGVAFEVPLALSTVIAFEAWRYFPFAFLFILARFQAMPKDMFEAAEVDGATPFQQFRWVTLPQLVGVLSTLFLLRFIWTFNKFDDIFLLTGGAAGTETLTIRVYDYAFAQANIGAGAATAVILFIILAIFMVLYFKFVPEEA, encoded by the coding sequence ATGGCCCGAGAACGACGAATCCGAGGTGGACTGGAGGCGCGCGAGCGGAGGCTCGCCTTGCTGATGCTGGCGCCCGCCTTCACCATCGTGTTCCTTGTCGTGCTCTTCCCGGTGCTGGCCAACTTCTGGATCAGCCTCAAGGAGGTTCGGCTGGGCGACCTGAGGGCACCGACCGCCGTACTGCGAGAACGTGTGGTCAGCGAGCCCGAGGAACCGGGGGACCACTTCGTCCTCAACTACCTGCTGAGGAACAGCAGCCCGCGTGGGCCGATCACGAATGTTCGGATCGACGCCACCCTCCCACCCGGACTCGAACCGGTCGCCATCGACGAACGATGCCGCGTCGAAGCCGGAGCACTCAGCTGCGACTTGGGCCGCTGGGAGGGAGGGCACATCGGCAGACTCGAACTCGAGTTCCTCGCGGGACCCGATTTTTTCGAGGCCCAGCTCGACGAGCGCTCGCCCACCGACGCCCACATAAGCGGACGCCCGATCGGCGTGCTGGGAAGCCTCGACTTCACTCTGGAGAATTTCCGCCACGTCCTCAGCGGTAGCGAGTTCTGGCCGGCGTTCTGGGTGACTATCGTCTACACGGTGGGAGGTTCGGTCTTCTCGATCCTGCTGGGCCTTTTCGCCGCCCAACTGCTGAACGCGAGTTTCCCGGGCCAGGGCCTGCTGCGTGGCCTGTTCCTCTTCCCCTACATCGCCCCGGTGATCGCCGTCGCTTTCACCTGGGCCTTCTTTCTCGACCCGTTCAGTGGCAGCCTCAACCTCCTGGCCGTCGAGCACGGCATCTTCGACAGGCCTATATCCTTCCTCAGCCAGCGCAACGTGGATTTCAACCTCTTCGGCGTTGCGTTCGAAGTGCCACTGGCGCTCTCCACCGTCATCGCCTTCGAGGCGTGGCGTTATTTCCCTTTCGCCTTCCTCTTCATACTGGCCCGGTTCCAGGCGATGCCCAAGGACATGTTCGAGGCGGCAGAGGTCGACGGGGCGACTCCCTTCCAGCAGTTCCGCTGGGTGACTCTCCCGCAGTTGGTAGGCGTTCTCTCGACGCTCTTCCTGCTCAGGTTCATCTGGACATTCAACAAGTTCGATGACATATTCCTCCTTACCGGCGGAGCTGCAGGGACCGAAACTCTCACCATCCGCGTCTACGACTACGCCTTCGCCCAGGCGAACATCGGGGCGGGGGCGGCGACCGCCGTAATACTCTTCATCATCCTGGCGATCTTCATGGTGCTCTATTTCAAGTTCGTCCCCGAGGAGGCCTGA
- a CDS encoding extracellular solute-binding protein, translating into MKTIRTAVLLLLLFGLAQAQQITLWTTEEQPERLEIQNRIASDFEAQTGIGVEVVPVTESAMGERATAAFAAGELPDVIFHPLSRTIGWAQEGILDTFAATDVVLDLGEDTFVEGSLDLVAFQGGYAAVPHSGWTQLLLYRADLFEEHGLEPPTSYEAIREAIDVLHDPPEMYGFVAATDPNEDYMMQVFEHIALANGVRLVDEEGNVTLDSEAMVETLEFYKDLVEASPPGNLYWQQSRELYFAGDAAMIIWSPFILDELAGLRDEVPVVFNAETEGASLADRTGIVSQISGPSNPEGAGWADMRYYGITIDADLEAAKQFVEYSMSEGYVDTLSIAPEGTFPLRRGPDPGSREFVEQWSQLDVGVSSRAPLAEVFEEEVINDIVAGLENADRWGYSQGQGALVSSLYGTRVISELVREFIDGERSAQETAQLMQQEVAALQQ; encoded by the coding sequence ATGAAGACCATCCGAACCGCGGTACTACTACTCCTGCTATTCGGCCTCGCACAGGCGCAGCAGATAACCCTGTGGACGACCGAGGAGCAGCCGGAACGCCTGGAGATCCAGAATCGGATCGCTTCCGATTTCGAAGCGCAGACGGGGATCGGCGTCGAGGTGGTGCCTGTGACCGAGAGCGCGATGGGCGAGCGCGCGACAGCCGCCTTCGCGGCGGGAGAGTTGCCCGACGTCATCTTCCACCCCCTCTCCCGGACCATCGGCTGGGCTCAGGAAGGCATACTCGATACCTTCGCCGCCACCGATGTCGTCCTCGATCTGGGCGAGGATACCTTCGTAGAGGGCTCCCTCGACCTGGTCGCATTCCAGGGCGGATACGCGGCTGTTCCCCACAGCGGCTGGACCCAGTTGCTGCTCTATCGGGCCGATCTTTTCGAAGAACACGGCCTGGAGCCGCCCACCAGTTACGAGGCGATCCGCGAGGCGATAGACGTGCTGCACGATCCACCCGAGATGTACGGTTTCGTCGCCGCCACCGATCCCAACGAGGACTACATGATGCAGGTCTTCGAGCACATCGCCCTGGCCAACGGCGTCCGTCTGGTGGACGAAGAGGGCAATGTCACCCTGGACAGCGAAGCGATGGTCGAGACCCTGGAGTTCTACAAGGATCTGGTGGAGGCCAGCCCGCCAGGAAACCTCTACTGGCAGCAGTCACGGGAACTCTACTTCGCCGGCGACGCCGCGATGATCATCTGGTCGCCGTTCATCCTCGATGAGCTCGCCGGTTTACGCGATGAGGTCCCGGTCGTCTTCAACGCCGAGACCGAGGGTGCGAGCCTGGCCGACCGAACTGGCATCGTGTCACAGATCTCCGGTCCTTCGAATCCTGAAGGCGCCGGCTGGGCCGACATGCGCTACTACGGCATAACGATCGATGCCGATCTGGAGGCCGCCAAGCAGTTCGTCGAGTACTCGATGAGCGAAGGGTATGTCGACACCCTGTCGATAGCGCCCGAAGGCACCTTCCCGCTGCGGCGCGGCCCTGATCCGGGCTCGAGGGAGTTCGTCGAGCAGTGGTCGCAGCTGGACGTGGGCGTTTCCTCGCGAGCTCCTCTGGCCGAAGTCTTCGAGGAGGAGGTCATCAACGACATAGTTGCGGGACTGGAGAACGCCGACCGCTGGGGTTACAGCCAGGGTCAGGGAGCCCTGGTGTCGTCGCTCTACGGCACCCGTGTGATCTCCGAACTCGTCCGCGAATTCATCGACGGGGAACGGAGCGCTCAGGAGACGGCCCAACTCATGCAGCAGGAGGTCGCGGCGCTACAGCAGTAG
- a CDS encoding LacI family DNA-binding transcriptional regulator codes for MAKRSATILDVANAAGVSTATVSRVLNGGRASEAARAAVERAVAELNYRRNDLARGLVTGRTGVIGVLIPDVIGPLYAQMARGIEDVLEPLGMHYMMVTDNRSLEQEAAALELLLARQVDALVLIGSQLEPRRLEALLRGGPATVLVQRELPTDADDFTTLAIDNRAGVAASVDHLVALGHTRIAHIAGIRRDGVERRQSFIELVGDRGLQPAALVESDSREESGREAAQRIFGTVSATAVVCTNDRVAVGVYRAARERGLSIPADLAVVGFDDLPWSAYLDPPLTTVRQPARTMGREAARRVLAALAGEDEVQRIVVAPRLIERESSRGLARSQGGETNPSVRVR; via the coding sequence GTGGCCAAGCGGAGCGCGACAATTCTGGATGTAGCCAACGCTGCGGGCGTCTCGACAGCCACCGTTTCGAGAGTCCTCAACGGTGGCAGAGCTTCGGAGGCGGCGAGAGCCGCGGTCGAGCGGGCAGTGGCTGAACTGAACTACCGCCGCAATGACCTGGCGCGTGGGCTCGTAACCGGCAGGACCGGCGTTATCGGGGTGCTAATCCCGGACGTCATCGGCCCACTCTACGCGCAGATGGCCCGGGGGATCGAGGACGTGCTCGAACCTCTTGGCATGCACTACATGATGGTGACCGACAACCGCAGCCTCGAGCAGGAAGCCGCTGCACTCGAACTGCTACTCGCCCGCCAGGTGGACGCCCTCGTCCTCATCGGAAGCCAACTCGAGCCGAGGCGGCTGGAGGCGCTTCTACGAGGTGGCCCCGCCACCGTCCTCGTCCAACGTGAGCTGCCAACCGACGCCGATGATTTCACGACCCTTGCCATCGACAACCGTGCTGGCGTTGCGGCCTCCGTCGATCACCTGGTGGCTCTCGGCCACACCCGGATCGCTCACATCGCCGGGATAAGACGCGACGGGGTAGAGCGACGGCAGAGCTTCATCGAGCTGGTGGGGGATCGCGGCCTCCAGCCCGCCGCGCTCGTGGAGAGCGACTCCAGAGAGGAGAGTGGACGCGAAGCGGCGCAGAGGATCTTCGGCACAGTCTCGGCCACTGCCGTCGTCTGCACCAACGACAGGGTGGCAGTCGGTGTCTATCGAGCCGCTCGCGAGCGCGGCCTGTCCATACCGGCGGACCTGGCGGTGGTGGGGTTCGACGACCTCCCCTGGTCGGCTTACCTCGACCCGCCGCTCACGACCGTACGCCAACCGGCGCGAACCATGGGCCGCGAGGCGGCCAGGCGAGTATTAGCTGCTCTGGCGGGTGAAGACGAGGTCCAGCGCATCGTCGTCGCTCCCCGCCTGATCGAACGCGAGTCCAGTCGGGGGTTGGCCCGTTCCCAGGGAGGTGAGACGAATCCGAGCGTAAGAGTCAGATAA
- a CDS encoding SOS response-associated peptidase, whose product MCGRYAISHTAGDLQSLFDVVNPEDFSVEPRYNVAPTQLVPMVFRNREGERSAGNARWGLIPGWVKSPGEWKASTFNARSEEAGSKPTFRNAFRRGRVLIPASGFYEWKREGSSKTPYHIRKKSGEPLAFAGLMDIWRDRESGERLVSCTILTTASAGPVEELHNRMPVMVAKEEFDTWLSGDDPETALKEVLAKAPLDDIELYPVSPAVNNTRNDDPSFVTPLA is encoded by the coding sequence ATGTGCGGACGATACGCGATAAGCCATACGGCGGGAGACCTGCAGTCGCTGTTCGACGTTGTCAACCCCGAGGATTTCTCCGTCGAACCGCGCTACAACGTCGCGCCCACCCAACTCGTCCCGATGGTCTTCCGCAACCGTGAAGGCGAACGATCGGCAGGGAACGCGCGCTGGGGACTCATACCGGGATGGGTGAAGAGCCCCGGGGAGTGGAAGGCCTCGACGTTCAACGCGCGCAGCGAGGAGGCCGGGTCGAAGCCGACTTTCCGGAACGCCTTCAGACGAGGACGGGTGCTGATCCCCGCCAGCGGTTTCTACGAGTGGAAGCGTGAGGGCAGCAGCAAGACCCCGTATCACATCCGCAAGAAGAGCGGGGAACCGCTGGCGTTCGCAGGTCTGATGGACATCTGGCGGGACAGGGAGAGCGGCGAGCGGCTCGTCTCCTGCACGATCCTCACGACCGCCTCCGCGGGACCGGTGGAAGAGCTGCACAACCGGATGCCGGTCATGGTCGCCAAGGAGGAGTTCGACACCTGGCTGTCGGGCGACGATCCCGAAACGGCCCTGAAGGAGGTCCTGGCCAAGGCTCCTCTGGACGACATCGAGCTCTATCCCGTGTCGCCGGCGGTGAACAACACCCGTAACGACGATCCCAGTTTCGTGACTCCCCTCGCCTGA
- a CDS encoding aldo/keto reductase: MTHAASDYRTIGRTGVKVSPLCLGTMTFGDKADEAESAAMYRACRERGINFFDTADVYAAGRSEEILGRLIEGERDEIVLTSKVFGRTGDDVNAAGLSRRHIIRAVEASLRRLKTDRIDFYFLHQFDTSVDMEEPLRALDDLVRRGLILYPAVSNWSAWQIAKALGIATREGLARFELIQPMYNLVKRQAEVEILPLAIAERLGVIPYSPLAAGLLTGRYSRDGMQAEGRLTENRMYASRYRDAEYYRVAERLVDYADAQGVHPATLAVAWAGSHPGVTAPIIGARSVEQLEPSLAALEFVMTDEVRREVSALSPAPPPATDRSEERVRG; this comes from the coding sequence ATGACTCACGCAGCCTCCGATTACCGGACGATAGGCCGCACCGGGGTGAAGGTCTCGCCCCTCTGCCTGGGCACCATGACCTTCGGCGACAAGGCCGATGAAGCCGAGTCGGCCGCTATGTACCGCGCCTGTCGTGAGCGCGGCATCAACTTCTTCGATACAGCGGACGTCTATGCGGCCGGCAGGTCGGAGGAGATCCTGGGCAGGTTGATCGAGGGCGAACGGGATGAGATCGTCCTGACCAGCAAGGTGTTCGGGCGCACGGGCGACGACGTGAATGCCGCTGGGCTCTCCCGGCGCCACATCATCCGGGCCGTCGAGGCCAGCCTCCGTCGCCTCAAGACCGACCGGATCGACTTCTACTTCCTGCACCAGTTCGACACTTCAGTGGACATGGAGGAGCCGCTGCGCGCGCTGGACGATCTCGTGCGTCGTGGGCTCATCCTCTACCCGGCGGTGAGCAACTGGTCAGCCTGGCAGATCGCCAAGGCACTGGGCATCGCCACGCGAGAGGGCTTGGCACGTTTCGAGCTCATCCAGCCGATGTACAACCTCGTCAAGCGACAGGCAGAGGTCGAGATCCTTCCGCTGGCGATCGCCGAGAGGCTCGGCGTCATCCCTTACAGCCCGCTCGCCGCCGGGCTCCTCACGGGTCGCTACAGCCGCGATGGGATGCAGGCGGAGGGCCGTCTGACGGAGAACCGCATGTACGCCAGCCGCTACCGCGACGCCGAGTATTACCGGGTGGCAGAGCGGCTCGTCGATTACGCAGACGCGCAAGGCGTACACCCTGCCACGCTGGCCGTCGCCTGGGCAGGGTCCCATCCGGGCGTTACCGCCCCGATAATCGGGGCTCGGAGCGTCGAACAACTCGAGCCTTCGCTCGCGGCCCTCGAGTTCGTGATGACAGACGAGGTCCGGCGCGAGGTCTCGGCCCTCTCCCCAGCCCCTCCACCCGCTACCGACCGGAGCGAGGAGCGCGTCCGGGGATAG
- the wrbA gene encoding NAD(P)H:quinone oxidoreductase, whose protein sequence is MSKTKLAVIYYSTYGTNYDMAKIAADAAEEAGAAVRLRKTPETAPRQVVEGQEGWLAQEKRTADVPQVTTDDMIWADAYLFSSPTRYGVPASQMRAFIDTLGPLWQEGKLANKAVSAMTSAMNPHGGQETTLLSLYTTFMHWGAVLVPPGYTDESVFASGGNPYGTSVTAGKGITDEDRKAIIHQTNRLLEVAASLRSEARIDRQAA, encoded by the coding sequence ATGAGCAAGACGAAACTGGCTGTCATCTACTACAGCACGTACGGGACCAACTACGACATGGCCAAGATCGCGGCCGATGCTGCCGAAGAAGCCGGCGCGGCCGTGCGTTTGAGGAAGACGCCCGAGACGGCCCCCAGGCAGGTCGTGGAAGGCCAGGAGGGCTGGCTGGCGCAGGAGAAACGAACCGCCGACGTGCCTCAGGTGACCACCGACGACATGATCTGGGCCGACGCCTACCTGTTCAGCTCTCCGACCCGTTACGGAGTGCCCGCAAGCCAGATGCGTGCCTTCATCGACACGCTCGGCCCGCTCTGGCAGGAGGGCAAGCTCGCCAACAAGGCGGTGTCGGCGATGACCAGCGCGATGAACCCCCACGGTGGCCAGGAAACCACCCTCCTAAGCCTCTACACCACCTTCATGCACTGGGGCGCGGTGCTGGTGCCCCCGGGATATACCGACGAGAGCGTCTTCGCCAGCGGCGGCAACCCGTACGGCACGAGCGTCACCGCTGGCAAGGGGATCACCGACGAGGACCGCAAGGCGATAATCCACCAGACCAACCGGTTGCTCGAGGTGGCGGCGAGCCTTCGCAGCGAGGCCAGGATCGACCGCCAAGCTGCATGA
- a CDS encoding ring-cleaving dioxygenase, producing the protein MELTGFHHLTAVTAQVRDNHRFYTETLGLRLVKRSVNQDDVSAYHLFYADGAGTPGTDITFFDWRVPPERRGNRSISRTGLMVEGPESVDWWRQRLDGLAATAEPVLRDGRLTLDFEDPEGQRLAIVDASGSDFDSVPWERSLVPARHQIRGLGPITITVPELEPTDLVLTRLLGMRRSRSYPSPESADETVHVFEMGRGGAGAELHVEVRPALAPGRPGAGGVHHVAFRVPDDDYDEWLERLDRAGVPNSGQVDRYWFRSLYFREPNGILFEIATDGPGFAVDEDPEALGETVVLPPFLEPRRDRIVANLPPID; encoded by the coding sequence ATGGAACTCACCGGCTTCCATCACCTCACGGCCGTCACCGCCCAAGTGCGTGACAACCACCGCTTCTACACCGAGACCCTCGGCCTGAGGCTTGTCAAGCGCAGCGTCAACCAGGACGACGTGAGCGCCTACCACCTCTTCTACGCCGATGGAGCCGGTACTCCCGGGACCGACATAACCTTCTTCGATTGGAGAGTTCCCCCGGAACGCCGGGGGAACCGCAGCATCAGCAGAACCGGCCTGATGGTAGAAGGGCCGGAATCGGTCGATTGGTGGCGCCAGCGCCTAGACGGTCTCGCCGCTACGGCCGAGCCCGTCCTCCGCGACGGCCGGCTCACCCTGGATTTCGAGGATCCGGAGGGGCAGAGGCTCGCCATCGTCGACGCCAGCGGGTCCGATTTCGATTCGGTCCCATGGGAGCGCAGTCTGGTGCCTGCCCGACATCAGATCCGCGGGCTCGGGCCTATAACCATCACCGTGCCGGAACTCGAACCCACCGATCTAGTGCTCACCCGCCTGCTGGGGATGCGCCGGTCCCGCAGTTATCCGAGCCCGGAATCGGCGGACGAGACGGTTCACGTGTTCGAGATGGGCAGGGGCGGAGCGGGCGCCGAGTTGCACGTCGAGGTGCGCCCGGCCCTGGCGCCCGGGCGACCGGGGGCAGGAGGGGTTCATCACGTCGCCTTCCGAGTCCCCGATGATGACTACGACGAGTGGCTCGAGCGCCTCGACCGGGCCGGCGTTCCCAACAGCGGTCAGGTGGATCGCTACTGGTTCCGCAGTCTCTACTTTCGCGAGCCGAACGGCATCCTGTTCGAGATCGCGACCGATGGACCCGGGTTCGCCGTCGATGAAGACCCGGAGGCTCTGGGCGAGACGGTGGTGCTCCCGCCCTTCCTGGAGCCTCGACGAGATCGCATCGTCGCGAACCTCCCGCCCATCGACTAG
- a CDS encoding DoxX family protein, whose protein sequence is MDIALLVLRVVIGLLFVGHGAQKLFGWFGGHGLAGTAGWLGSMNLKPAPLWAFAAGASEFFGGLFLTLGLLTPIGGIAVIAAMLVATLLVHLQNGLWNTNGGYELPLVFSAGALTLILAGPGAYSLDALLGIAVPGSITLVAALAALGSAIYLVASRRAATQTATATNEA, encoded by the coding sequence ATGGATATAGCACTGCTAGTGCTCCGGGTAGTCATCGGATTGCTCTTCGTGGGACACGGGGCGCAGAAGCTCTTCGGCTGGTTCGGAGGTCACGGCCTCGCAGGTACTGCGGGGTGGCTCGGCAGCATGAATCTGAAGCCCGCTCCGTTGTGGGCGTTCGCCGCGGGCGCGTCGGAGTTCTTCGGCGGACTGTTCCTCACGCTCGGTCTGCTGACCCCTATCGGCGGGATCGCAGTCATCGCAGCGATGCTAGTCGCCACTCTGCTCGTACACCTGCAGAACGGCTTGTGGAACACCAACGGCGGATACGAGCTGCCACTGGTCTTCTCCGCTGGGGCCTTGACCCTGATCCTGGCCGGTCCCGGCGCCTACTCGCTCGACGCGCTGCTCGGGATCGCCGTCCCCGGCTCCATCACCCTGGTAGCGGCTCTCGCCGCGCTTGGGAGCGCTATCTATCTCGTGGCCAGCCGGCGCGCCGCGACGCAGACCGCCACGGCGACGAACGAGGCGTAG
- a CDS encoding helix-turn-helix domain-containing protein, with protein MKEMANVCPRYHHAVELLGRRWTGAIVVLLLQGVSRFNELAARIPEMSDRMLSERLKELEAEGIVERSVKPETPVRVEYSLTEKGKALQSAVSAISAWAENWLPDPEQETTEIGRGRQLRQDSAPDGKLPDPLA; from the coding sequence ATGAAGGAGATGGCGAACGTATGTCCGCGCTACCACCACGCGGTCGAACTCCTGGGCCGGCGCTGGACCGGGGCGATAGTCGTTCTGCTGCTCCAGGGTGTTTCCCGGTTCAACGAACTGGCGGCCAGGATCCCCGAGATGAGTGACCGGATGCTCTCCGAGCGCCTCAAGGAGCTCGAGGCGGAAGGTATCGTCGAACGCAGCGTCAAACCTGAGACTCCGGTACGCGTCGAGTACAGCCTGACGGAAAAGGGCAAGGCGTTGCAGTCGGCGGTTAGCGCAATCTCGGCGTGGGCCGAGAACTGGCTGCCGGATCCCGAGCAGGAGACGACCGAGATCGGTCGGGGGCGCCAGCTTCGCCAGGACAGCGCGCCCGACGGCAAGCTGCCGGATCCGCTGGCCTGA